AGCGGGTACGTATCGTGCTGATCAACGACACCATGATGACCCACCCCATTCACCTGCACGGCATGTGGAGCGACCTGGAAGACGAGCACGGACGCTTCAAGGTACGCAAGCACACCCTCGACATGCCGCCGGGCACGCGGCGCAGCTACCGGGTCAGCGCCGATGCCCTGGGCCGCTGGGCCTATCACTGCCACCTGCTGTATCACATGGAAACCGGCATGTTCCGGGAAGTGAGGGTCGAAGAATGAAGCGCATGCCCGTCTGGCGCGGCCCTACCCTGCTGCTGGGTGCCAGCCTGGCGCTGTTGCCGCCTTGCGGCGAAGCGGCCATGGACCACGCCGGCCACATGGATATGGGAGCACCACCGCTCGGCAGCGTCGCAGCGCCCGCGCATGCCGATCACCCGATGCCTGCGGCAGGACAGCCTGATGCGCACGCCGGCCACCACGCTCCGGCCGAGCCTGGCGCACCCTCCCCGGTGCCCGCCCTGACCGACGCCGACCGCGCGGCGGTGTATCAGGACCCCGCCGGTCACCGCATGCACGACGACGCCTGGCGTCATCAGCTGCGGATGGACCGCCTGGAATGGCAAGACGCCCGGCATGGCAGTGCACTGGCGTGGGACCTCGACGGCTGGGTCGGTGGCGATATCAACCGCCTGTGGCTGCGGTCGGAGGGCGAACGCAGCCAGGGCCGCACCGAGCACGCCGAGGTGCAGGCGCTCTGGGGCCACGCGATCTCACCCTGGTGGGACCTGCTCGGCGGCCTGCGCCAGGATTTCCAGCCCGGCAGCCCGCAAACCTGGGCAGCACTCGGCATTCAGGGCACGCCGCTGTACGGACTGGAAACCGAGGCCACCGCCTACCTGGGCGAAGGCGGCCAGACCGCGCTGCGCCTGGAAGCCGAGTACGACCTGCTGCTGACCCAGCGGCTGATTCTGCAGCCCATGGCCGAACTCAACCTGTACGGTCGCAATGACCCGGCGCGCGAAGTCGGCACCGGCCTGGCCGACAGCGAGCTGGGGCTGCGCCTGCGCTATGAGCTGCACCGCGAATTCGCACCCTATGTCGGGGTGACCTGGAAACGCCTGCATGGCCAGAGTGCAGA
The Pseudomonas sp. DTU_2021_1001937_2_SI_NGA_ILE_001 DNA segment above includes these coding regions:
- a CDS encoding copper resistance protein B codes for the protein MKRMPVWRGPTLLLGASLALLPPCGEAAMDHAGHMDMGAPPLGSVAAPAHADHPMPAAGQPDAHAGHHAPAEPGAPSPVPALTDADRAAVYQDPAGHRMHDDAWRHQLRMDRLEWQDARHGSALAWDLDGWVGGDINRLWLRSEGERSQGRTEHAEVQALWGHAISPWWDLLGGLRQDFQPGSPQTWAALGIQGTPLYGLETEATAYLGEGGQTALRLEAEYDLLLTQRLILQPMAELNLYGRNDPAREVGTGLADSELGLRLRYELHREFAPYVGVTWKRLHGQSAELADDPRSEARLVLGVRFWF